The Neomonachus schauinslandi chromosome 4, ASM220157v2, whole genome shotgun sequence genome includes a region encoding these proteins:
- the NPBWR1 gene encoding neuropeptides B/W receptor type 1: MYNASFSELGPANTSCLGPALGGPNASSPPPPPLPPPLAVAVPVVYAVICAVGLAGNSAVLYVLLRAPRMKTVTNLFILNLAIADELFTLVLPINIADFLLQQWPFGELMCKLIVAIDQYNTFSSLYFLTVMSADRYLVVLATAESRRVAGRTYSAARAVSLAVWGLVTLVVLPFAVFARLDDEQGRRQCVLVFPQPEAFWWRASRLYTLVLGFAIPVSTICVLYSILLCRLRAIRLDSNAKALDRAKKRVTLLVVAILAVCLLCWTPYHLSTVVALTTDLPQTPLVIALSYFITSLSYANSCLNPFLYAFLDDSFRRSLRQLLACRAAA; the protein is encoded by the coding sequence ATGTACAACGCGTCATTCTCGGAGCTAGGGCCAGCCAACACGTCGTGCTTGGGCCCCGCGCTGGGCGGCCCCAACGCGTCgagcccgccgccgccgccactgccGCCGCCGCTGGCGGTGGCGGTGCCCGTCGTTTACGCGGTGATCTGCGCAGTGGGGCTGGCGGGCAACTCGGCCGTGCTGTACGTGCTGCTGCGGGCGCCCCGCATGAAGACCGTCACCAACCTGTTTATCCTCAACCTGGCCATCGCCGACGAGCTCTTCACGCTTGTGCTGCCCATCAACATCGCTGACTTCTTGCTGCAGCAATGGCCCTTCGGGGAGCTCATGTGCAAGCTCATCGTGGCCATCGACCAGTACAACACCTTCTCCAGCCTCTACTTCCTCACGGTCATGAGCGCTGACCGCTACCTGGTAGTGCTGGCCACGGCCGAGTCACGCCGGGTGGCTGGCCGCACGTATAGCGCCGCACGCGCGGTGAGCCTGGCCGTGTGGGGGCTCGTGACGCTGGTCGTGCTGCCCTTTGCTGTCTTCGCCCGGCTCGACGACGAGCAGGGCCGGCGCCAGTGCGTGCTTGTTTTCCCGCAGCCGGAGGCCTTTTGGTGGCGGGCGAGCCGCCTCTACACGCTTGTGCTCGGCTTCGCCATCCCGGTGTCCACCATCTGCGTCCTCTACAGCATCCTGCTGTGCCGGCTGCGCGCCATACGGCTGGACAGCAACGCCAAGGCTCTGGACCGCGCTAAGAAGCGGGTGACTCTCTTGGTGGTGGCGATCCTGGCCGTGTGCCTCCTCTGCTGGACGCCCTACCACCTGAGCACCGTGGTGGCGCTCACCACTGACCTCCCGCAGACGCCGCTTGTCATCGCGCTCTCCTACTTCATCACCAGCCTGAGCTACGCCAACAGCTGCCTCAACCCCTTTCTCTACGCCTTCCTGGACGACAGCTTCCGCAGGAGCCTCCGCCAGCTGCTGGCCTGCCGCGCTGCCGCCTga